In Pigmentibacter ruber, a genomic segment contains:
- a CDS encoding NCS2 family permease translates to MNTKKKHLSKEVIAGLTTFFTMSYIVIVNPQVMSSSGTGMSVAGSLTATVLISFIMTLLAGLYIKLPYALAPGMGLNVFIAYSLIIGEKIPWPTALGLIFWSSVLFIIVSIFPIRQKIVEALPNNMKHAMSCGIGLFLAFIGLKNLGLIIAHPATFVTLSDINFTIALGLFGFLIAFYLFNKNKPYAFLLSILVVTVIAIFTKEIQFPKEWLALPDFDSHFFKLDLIGSLKWSFIPVIIAIFMTNLFDSISSIIGLSTSAGFVDEKGNPQKLKETLVVDSIASLFSSLFGTAPATVYIESSAGIQAGGKTGLSSIVTAFCFLPCLFLAPIITIVPAYATTPVLILVGILMCKTLKNINATQLDDIIPVFLTIILMPLTFSITQGVLWGIVSYVILKILVGKVKIISPVLWILAIICSLALISEHSTLFK, encoded by the coding sequence ATGAATACCAAAAAAAAGCATTTATCAAAGGAAGTTATAGCTGGTTTAACTACCTTTTTTACCATGTCATACATCGTTATTGTCAATCCACAAGTTATGTCCTCAAGCGGAACAGGAATGTCTGTTGCAGGCTCTCTGACCGCTACTGTATTAATTTCTTTTATAATGACTTTGTTAGCTGGTCTTTATATTAAACTGCCCTATGCTTTAGCACCAGGTATGGGATTAAATGTTTTTATTGCCTATTCTTTGATAATTGGAGAAAAAATTCCTTGGCCTACGGCTTTAGGTCTTATTTTTTGGTCTAGTGTTCTATTTATAATCGTTTCAATTTTTCCAATTCGCCAAAAAATTGTAGAAGCATTACCAAATAATATGAAGCACGCCATGTCTTGTGGCATTGGGCTATTTTTAGCATTTATAGGGTTGAAAAATCTTGGACTTATCATTGCACACCCGGCTACTTTTGTTACTTTATCGGATATTAATTTTACAATTGCCTTAGGTTTATTTGGATTTCTTATTGCATTTTATTTATTTAATAAAAATAAGCCTTATGCTTTTTTATTATCTATTTTAGTTGTTACAGTAATAGCAATATTTACAAAAGAAATTCAATTTCCAAAAGAATGGCTAGCATTACCTGATTTTGATTCACACTTTTTCAAATTAGATCTTATTGGATCACTTAAATGGAGCTTTATTCCAGTAATTATAGCAATTTTTATGACAAATTTATTTGATTCCATTTCTTCCATCATAGGCCTATCTACAAGTGCAGGATTTGTTGATGAAAAAGGAAATCCTCAAAAATTAAAAGAAACTTTGGTTGTAGATTCTATAGCTTCTTTATTTTCAAGTTTATTTGGTACTGCACCTGCTACAGTTTATATTGAAAGTTCTGCAGGTATCCAAGCTGGAGGAAAAACGGGTTTAAGTTCAATAGTAACTGCATTTTGCTTTCTACCCTGCTTATTTCTTGCCCCAATTATTACAATAGTCCCTGCCTATGCCACAACCCCAGTTTTAATACTAGTTGGAATATTAATGTGTAAAACATTAAAAAACATTAATGCGACTCAGCTTGATGATATTATACCAGTATTTTTAACTATTATTCTTATGCCATTGACTTTCTCTATTACACAAGGAGTATTATGGGGTATAGTCAGTTATGTTATTCTTAAAATATTAGTTGGAAAAGTAAAAATAATTTCTCCAGTTTTATGGATTTTAGCTATTATTTGTTCACTTGCATTAATTAGTGAGCACAGTACTTTATTTAAATAA
- the rfbB gene encoding dTDP-glucose 4,6-dehydratase, whose amino-acid sequence MFSMKNVLVTGAAGFIGCNFVRNLLNNNDEIKVISLDKLTYAGNLKNLENLPNIHNHLFIQGDICNQALIEKLIEQYKINCIIHFAAESHVDRSITGPSEFIQTNIFGTFSLLEAARKKWLDEYKWDKNICRFHHISTDEVFGTLNELDPPFSETTAYAPNSPYSASKAGSDHLVRAYFHTYSLPVTTSNCSNNYGPYQHKEKLIPTVIKSCLSNNFIPVYGDGSNIRDWLYVLDHCLAIEQIIKNGKIGETYNIGGKNEVKNLNLVYKICDLLNEILPRDKDYKKLVTFVTDRPGHDWRYAINNAKIQTELNWNPVYNLDQGLRETIHFYLKQGF is encoded by the coding sequence ATGTTTTCAATGAAAAATGTTCTAGTTACTGGAGCTGCAGGCTTTATAGGCTGTAACTTTGTTAGAAATTTATTAAATAATAATGATGAGATAAAGGTTATCAGTCTTGATAAATTAACATATGCAGGAAATTTAAAAAATTTAGAAAATTTGCCCAATATTCATAATCATTTATTTATACAAGGAGATATTTGTAATCAAGCACTAATTGAAAAACTAATAGAACAATATAAAATTAATTGTATCATACATTTTGCTGCTGAAAGTCATGTTGATCGTTCTATAACTGGACCGAGTGAATTTATTCAGACTAATATATTTGGTACTTTTTCGTTACTTGAAGCAGCGCGAAAAAAATGGCTTGATGAGTATAAGTGGGATAAAAATATTTGTAGGTTTCATCATATTTCTACTGATGAAGTTTTTGGTACTTTAAACGAATTAGATCCTCCGTTTAGTGAAACAACAGCCTATGCTCCTAATTCTCCCTATTCAGCATCAAAAGCTGGATCAGACCATTTAGTTAGAGCTTATTTTCACACTTATTCACTTCCTGTTACAACATCAAATTGTTCAAATAATTATGGTCCCTATCAGCATAAAGAAAAACTTATTCCAACAGTAATAAAGTCATGTTTAAGTAATAATTTTATACCTGTATATGGAGATGGAAGTAATATCAGAGATTGGCTTTATGTTTTAGATCATTGTTTAGCTATTGAGCAAATAATTAAAAATGGAAAAATAGGTGAAACCTACAATATAGGTGGAAAAAATGAAGTTAAAAACTTAAATTTAGTTTATAAAATATGTGATTTATTAAATGAAATTTTACCTCGTGATAAAGATTATAAAAAATTAGTTACCTTTGTTACTGATAGACCTGGTCATGATTGGCGTTATGCAATTAACAACGCAAAAATTCAGACAGAACTTAATTGGAATCCAGTGTATAATCTTGATCAAGGATTGAGAGAAACAATTCATTTTTATTTAAAACAAGGTTTTTGA
- a CDS encoding glutathione peroxidase, producing MTQESIYDFEVKDIEGNTKKLIEFKGNALLVVNTASKCGFTPQYEGLEKLYRHYQSKGLKILGFPCNQFGSQEPGNEQEIKNFCSLNYNVSFPMFAKVEVNGANAHPLYKYLKKNSKGLLGTEFIKWNFTKFLIGKNGEVLKRYAPTDTPEQIAKDIEELLN from the coding sequence ATGACACAAGAGTCTATTTATGATTTTGAAGTTAAAGATATCGAAGGGAATACAAAGAAATTAATTGAGTTTAAGGGCAATGCCTTATTAGTAGTGAATACTGCAAGCAAGTGTGGATTCACTCCTCAGTATGAGGGGTTGGAAAAATTGTATCGTCATTACCAATCAAAAGGGCTTAAAATACTTGGATTTCCCTGTAACCAATTTGGTAGTCAAGAGCCTGGTAATGAACAAGAAATAAAAAATTTCTGCTCTTTAAATTATAATGTATCATTTCCAATGTTTGCAAAAGTAGAAGTAAATGGAGCAAATGCGCATCCTCTTTATAAATACTTAAAGAAAAATAGCAAAGGACTTCTTGGAACAGAATTTATAAAATGGAATTTTACAAAGTTTCTTATTGGGAAAAATGGAGAGGTCTTAAAAAGATATGCTCCAACAGATACGCCAGAGCAGATAGCTAAAGATATTGAAGAGCTTTTAAACTAA
- the groL gene encoding chaperonin GroEL (60 kDa chaperone family; promotes refolding of misfolded polypeptides especially under stressful conditions; forms two stacked rings of heptamers to form a barrel-shaped 14mer; ends can be capped by GroES; misfolded proteins enter the barrel where they are refolded when GroES binds) — MAVKMISFNENAQKKILSGVNTLANAVKVTLGPKGRNVLIEKSYGAPLITKDGVTVAKEIELEDRFENMGAQMVKEVASKTNDDSGDGTTTATVLAQAIYREGFKMLAAGHAPVELKRGIDKAVEVVVNNLKKVARPVNGTKEIAQVATISANNDSTIGNMIAEAMEKVGQDGVITVEEAKGLETYVDVVEGMQFDRGYLSPYMVTDQERLEVVFENPFILLFDKKISVMKDMVPLLENIARSGRPLLIIAEDVEGEALATLVLNKLSGTIKVCAVKAPGFGDRRKAMLDDIAILTNGTVVSEEIGMKLETTTIDDLGQADKVVVDKDNTIITGGRGSEANIKARVAEIRNQIEKTTSDYDREKLQERLAKLAGGVAVIRLGAATEIELKEKKDRIEDALNATRAAVAEGIVAGGGVALARSSLELAQLKVENSEQQAGVELVRRALEEPVRIIASNGGHEASVVVDKILANNNISYGFNALTDNYEDLIQAGVIDPVKVTRCALQNASSVASLLLTTNAMISEKPKKESVSPMGGGMPGMGGMGGMGGMGGMDYDM; from the coding sequence ATGGCTGTTAAAATGATTTCTTTCAATGAAAATGCACAAAAGAAAATCTTATCTGGTGTAAATACCTTAGCAAATGCTGTTAAAGTAACATTAGGACCAAAGGGTCGTAACGTGCTAATAGAAAAAAGCTATGGAGCTCCATTAATAACTAAAGATGGCGTTACAGTTGCAAAAGAAATTGAACTTGAAGATCGTTTTGAAAATATGGGAGCACAAATGGTTAAAGAAGTTGCTTCCAAAACTAATGACGATTCTGGTGATGGAACGACAACAGCTACTGTTCTAGCACAAGCTATTTACCGCGAAGGTTTTAAAATGCTTGCAGCAGGGCATGCACCTGTAGAGCTCAAGCGTGGAATTGATAAAGCTGTAGAAGTTGTAGTTAATAATTTAAAAAAGGTAGCTCGCCCAGTTAATGGTACAAAAGAGATTGCACAAGTAGCAACTATTTCAGCCAATAATGATTCAACAATTGGTAATATGATTGCTGAAGCTATGGAAAAAGTAGGTCAAGACGGTGTAATTACTGTTGAAGAAGCAAAAGGTCTTGAGACCTATGTTGACGTCGTTGAAGGTATGCAATTTGACCGTGGATATCTATCTCCTTACATGGTTACAGATCAGGAACGTTTAGAAGTTGTTTTTGAAAACCCATTCATTTTATTATTTGATAAAAAAATCTCTGTAATGAAAGATATGGTTCCTTTACTTGAAAACATTGCACGCAGCGGTCGTCCCTTATTAATCATCGCCGAAGATGTTGAAGGAGAAGCTTTAGCAACTCTCGTATTAAATAAATTATCTGGAACAATTAAAGTATGTGCAGTTAAAGCTCCAGGTTTTGGTGATCGCAGAAAAGCAATGCTTGATGATATTGCAATTTTAACTAATGGTACTGTTGTTTCAGAAGAAATTGGTATGAAACTTGAAACTACAACTATCGATGACTTAGGCCAAGCAGATAAAGTTGTTGTTGATAAAGACAATACAATCATTACTGGCGGTAGAGGCTCTGAGGCAAATATCAAGGCTAGAGTAGCTGAAATTAGAAATCAAATCGAAAAAACAACTTCTGATTATGATCGTGAAAAACTTCAAGAGCGTTTAGCTAAATTAGCTGGAGGAGTAGCAGTAATTCGCCTTGGAGCTGCTACTGAAATTGAATTAAAAGAAAAGAAAGACCGCATTGAAGATGCACTGAATGCGACTCGTGCCGCAGTAGCTGAAGGAATAGTCGCCGGTGGAGGAGTTGCTTTAGCTAGATCTTCTCTTGAATTAGCACAATTGAAAGTAGAAAACTCTGAACAACAAGCAGGTGTTGAACTTGTTCGTCGTGCACTAGAAGAACCAGTACGAATTATTGCTAGCAACGGTGGACATGAAGCAAGTGTTGTTGTTGATAAAATATTAGCTAATAATAATATAAGCTATGGTTTTAATGCTTTAACAGATAATTATGAAGATCTTATTCAAGCTGGAGTGATAGATCCTGTTAAAGTAACTCGTTGCGCTCTGCAAAATGCAAGTTCAGTTGCAAGTTTATTGCTTACAACTAATGCAATGATTTCAGAAAAACCGAAAAAAGAATCCGTTTCACCTATGGGTGGTGGCATGCCAGGAATGGGTGGCATGGGTGGAATGGGTGGCATGGGCGGAATGGATTACGACATGTAA
- the groES gene encoding co-chaperone GroES, with translation MNKSIRPLNDRILLKRIEAEQKTAGGILIPDNAKEKPIEGKVIAVGNGKILENGSRQSPALKVGDKVLFGKWSGNEIKIEGEEYLLIKEDEILAVVEA, from the coding sequence ATGAATAAGTCCATTCGTCCTCTTAATGATAGAATTCTTTTAAAGCGTATTGAAGCGGAACAAAAAACAGCAGGAGGAATTCTCATTCCAGATAATGCAAAAGAAAAACCAATCGAAGGAAAAGTTATTGCTGTTGGAAATGGTAAAATTCTTGAGAATGGTTCTCGTCAATCACCTGCATTAAAAGTTGGTGATAAGGTATTATTTGGTAAATGGAGCGGGAATGAAATTAAAATAGAAGGCGAAGAGTACCTTCTTATAAAAGAAGATGAAATTCTTGCTGTTGTTGAAGCTTAA
- the rfbA gene encoding glucose-1-phosphate thymidylyltransferase RfbA produces MQKMKGIILAGGSGTRLYPSTSCLSKQLLPVYDKPMIYYPISTLMMGGITEILIISTPRDLPAFRNLLGDGSQWGIHLEYLEQKNPDGLAQAFIIGERFINGHNVCLILGDNIFHGQGLMTTIEQYRLDHRGCRIFGYTVRDPERYGVIELDKNGIPISIEEKPQKPKSNVAITGLYFFDENVSKYAKDLKPSLRGELEITDLINTYFTNGNLFVEELGRGVAWLDTGTHRSLLDASLYFAVLEDRQGLKIACPEEVAWRKGFINSQQFELLANSLKKSGYGEYLLKLLKYSH; encoded by the coding sequence ATGCAGAAAATGAAAGGTATTATTCTTGCTGGAGGGTCTGGCACTCGCTTATATCCTTCAACAAGCTGTCTAAGTAAGCAACTTCTACCTGTATATGATAAACCTATGATCTATTACCCCATTTCAACTCTTATGATGGGAGGGATAACAGAAATTCTTATTATCTCAACTCCAAGAGATCTTCCTGCTTTTCGTAATTTATTAGGAGATGGTTCGCAGTGGGGTATTCATTTAGAATATTTGGAACAAAAAAACCCTGATGGATTAGCTCAGGCTTTTATTATTGGGGAACGTTTTATTAATGGTCATAATGTTTGCTTAATATTAGGTGACAATATTTTTCATGGACAGGGCCTCATGACAACGATTGAGCAGTATCGTTTAGATCATCGTGGATGTAGAATATTTGGATATACAGTCAGAGATCCAGAAAGATACGGAGTGATAGAGTTGGATAAAAATGGCATTCCAATTTCTATAGAAGAAAAACCCCAAAAGCCAAAATCAAATGTAGCAATTACTGGTCTATATTTTTTTGATGAGAATGTTTCAAAATATGCAAAAGATTTAAAACCTTCTCTTCGAGGTGAATTAGAAATAACAGATTTAATTAATACCTATTTTACGAACGGAAATTTATTTGTAGAGGAATTAGGTAGAGGTGTTGCATGGTTAGATACTGGTACCCATCGTTCTTTACTCGATGCATCTTTATATTTTGCTGTTCTTGAAGACAGGCAAGGATTAAAAATTGCATGTCCTGAAGAAGTAGCTTGGAGAAAAGGTTTTATTAATTCACAACAATTTGAATTATTAGCCAATTCATTAAAGAAAAGTGGGTATGGAGAATACCTTTTAAAGCTTCTCAAGTATAGTCATTAA
- a CDS encoding ubiquinone/menaquinone biosynthesis methyltransferase, translated as MDSNNYNIYRGLHSSLAQIYDVTNDTLTLGLHRIIKKILCTSAIKLAPKNSKLLDLATGTADIILGIAPKRPDLEIIGIDISEAMLEIAEEKIKKKASLYKNNIQLKKATALKIPFPDDTFHTVTICWGMRSLKPYSAALREIYRVLKPGGHLLIVENGKPDYKLFRKIYNSYAHVLPIFGKKIKNLKSSHLLYKTSIDHFPSGSQFVAELFEYGFMKASFKNLGTNIVFFYSAQKPCFK; from the coding sequence ATGGACTCTAATAACTATAATATTTATAGAGGCTTACATTCTTCTTTGGCACAAATATATGATGTCACGAATGACACATTAACTTTGGGTCTTCATCGTATTATCAAAAAAATTCTTTGCACTTCGGCAATTAAATTGGCTCCTAAAAATTCAAAACTTCTCGACTTAGCAACTGGGACGGCGGATATTATTCTTGGAATAGCACCAAAAAGACCCGACTTAGAAATAATAGGTATTGATATTTCTGAAGCAATGTTAGAAATTGCTGAAGAAAAAATTAAAAAAAAAGCATCTTTATATAAAAATAATATTCAGTTAAAAAAAGCTACAGCATTAAAAATACCTTTTCCTGATGATACTTTTCATACTGTTACAATATGTTGGGGCATGCGCTCTTTAAAACCTTATAGTGCAGCACTAAGAGAAATTTATCGAGTTTTAAAGCCGGGCGGTCACTTGCTTATTGTTGAAAACGGAAAACCTGATTATAAATTATTTCGCAAAATTTATAATTCTTATGCGCATGTGTTACCTATTTTTGGGAAAAAAATTAAAAATTTAAAATCTTCTCATTTGCTATATAAAACTTCAATCGATCATTTTCCAAGTGGCAGTCAATTTGTTGCTGAATTATTTGAATATGGATTTATGAAAGCGAGTTTTAAAAATTTAGGAACTAATATTGTTTTTTTCTATTCAGCTCAAAAACCTTGTTTTAAATAA
- a CDS encoding adenylate kinase family protein yields MSLNRVAYELESKIKVERVSLRGPGVLILTGPSSCGKGEVASALSKVMSIPQDAHLSMGEILRNTFQKAKNDKSYAKLLAENYKLSADSNIFDCVDTTEDLTKKVLNYLPEMQVYFKRQDMDKFTSQLEWLEFCTMNGLLVPNRWTQDFIVAHIEHNPSFKVNPFILDGYPRTVKAAQHLIAFLRRFNIPVIKVLHLSISKQEMLSRATKRGRADDDETSLLSRYQFYIENVHPSVDYLKTELGSDVIALVDAHQPVYKQIGEQKIFDLEKSILNVVSSSLRSLGVSRMTVKDLLDQLSNNEK; encoded by the coding sequence ATGAGTTTGAATCGTGTAGCTTATGAACTTGAATCGAAGATTAAAGTAGAACGTGTTTCGTTAAGAGGGCCTGGAGTTTTAATATTAACTGGACCTTCAAGTTGTGGAAAAGGTGAAGTTGCATCGGCGCTCTCTAAAGTTATGTCTATTCCACAAGATGCACATCTTTCAATGGGTGAAATATTAAGAAACACTTTTCAGAAAGCAAAGAATGATAAAAGTTATGCAAAGCTCCTAGCTGAAAATTATAAACTCTCAGCGGATTCGAATATTTTTGATTGTGTAGATACAACAGAAGATTTGACAAAAAAAGTTTTAAATTATTTACCCGAAATGCAAGTCTATTTTAAAAGACAAGATATGGATAAATTTACTAGTCAACTTGAATGGCTGGAGTTTTGTACAATGAACGGTTTATTGGTACCTAATCGTTGGACGCAAGACTTTATAGTTGCTCATATAGAACATAATCCAAGTTTTAAAGTAAATCCATTTATTCTTGATGGGTATCCAAGAACTGTGAAAGCTGCTCAACATTTAATTGCATTTCTTAGAAGATTTAATATTCCTGTAATTAAAGTCTTACATTTAAGTATTAGTAAACAAGAAATGTTATCTAGAGCAACTAAAAGAGGAAGGGCTGATGATGATGAAACTTCCTTATTAAGTCGTTATCAATTTTATATTGAAAATGTACATCCTAGTGTTGATTATCTTAAAACAGAATTAGGTTCAGATGTAATTGCTTTAGTAGATGCGCATCAGCCTGTTTATAAACAAATTGGTGAACAAAAAATATTTGATTTAGAAAAATCAATCTTAAATGTTGTTTCGTCATCTCTTAGAAGCTTGGGGGTATCTAGAATGACAGTTAAAGATTTACTAGACCAACTATCTAATAATGAAAAATAA
- a CDS encoding substrate-binding periplasmic protein: MLKFTPYLFSILIMSIPPKLIYAQDINILADGDFAGEIDKITENEVGGIGGEIVTKALKAANISYKILWRPWKRAFSEAQENSDKKTFIIPLTRNKEREEKFIWVSKIYESKTIFLTLNGSKNVDSMADAKQVKVGVLAGSSYETILLNPDNALDKAKIDAVPNDNTNFKKLIGKKIEAWFTLDIVANTLISTQGKNEKMEFKDFRIGKPIAIQEKYIATTSATSTELVKKVSNAFETFKKTSAYADIIKKINKK; encoded by the coding sequence ATGCTTAAATTTACTCCTTATTTATTTTCTATTTTAATTATGTCTATACCTCCAAAACTAATTTATGCACAAGATATAAATATCTTAGCTGATGGAGACTTTGCTGGAGAAATAGATAAAATTACAGAAAATGAAGTTGGTGGTATTGGTGGAGAAATAGTTACAAAAGCTTTAAAAGCAGCAAATATATCTTATAAAATTTTGTGGCGTCCATGGAAAAGAGCTTTTAGTGAAGCACAAGAAAACTCGGATAAAAAAACTTTTATAATTCCCTTAACAAGAAATAAGGAGAGAGAAGAAAAATTTATTTGGGTATCAAAAATATATGAATCTAAAACAATATTTCTAACATTAAATGGGTCGAAAAATGTGGACTCAATGGCTGATGCTAAACAGGTAAAAGTTGGAGTTCTAGCTGGCTCTTCCTATGAAACAATATTATTAAACCCTGATAATGCATTAGATAAAGCAAAAATAGATGCTGTCCCTAATGATAATACAAATTTTAAGAAGTTAATTGGAAAAAAAATAGAAGCTTGGTTTACTCTAGATATTGTTGCTAATACTTTAATTAGTACCCAAGGAAAAAATGAAAAAATGGAGTTTAAAGACTTTAGAATAGGCAAACCAATTGCTATCCAAGAGAAATATATAGCTACAACTTCAGCAACTTCTACTGAATTGGTAAAAAAAGTTTCTAATGCTTTTGAAACTTTTAAGAAAACTTCTGCATATGCTGATATAATAAAGAAAATAAATAAAAAATAA
- the dapA gene encoding 4-hydroxy-tetrahydrodipicolinate synthase, whose translation MSHLPFSGVMTAIITPFLLNGEIDFNSFEKIILKQKKSGINGIIVLGTTGENVTLSDDESEALVLKALDYQENSFHIYVGTGTNYTKSTIEKSIKFANIKGKNNSKPNGIMLVTPYYNKPSQSCLIKHFSEVSKLVKDTAVCIYNVPSRTGITIQPSTLAKIVEENSNIVAIKEAAGNLNSIVEMRNILNLNKKHDVRILSGDDATYAPALLCGADGVISVTSHIIPKTLLKIRECFFNGKILEAQKLHLATYCINNGIFALPNPIGVKGMLAFLGECQNILRAPLYPAEQHEDELLRGILKQLKQNNIPDEILI comes from the coding sequence TTGAGTCACTTACCTTTTTCTGGCGTTATGACGGCCATCATTACCCCGTTTTTATTAAATGGTGAAATAGATTTTAATTCTTTTGAAAAAATAATTTTAAAGCAAAAAAAATCTGGCATAAATGGAATTATCGTATTGGGAACTACAGGTGAAAATGTTACTTTATCTGATGATGAATCTGAAGCTTTGGTGCTAAAGGCTCTAGATTATCAAGAAAATTCTTTTCATATTTATGTTGGAACAGGTACAAATTATACAAAGTCCACCATAGAAAAAAGCATAAAATTTGCGAATATAAAAGGAAAAAATAATAGTAAACCAAATGGAATTATGCTTGTTACTCCTTATTATAATAAACCAAGCCAATCTTGTTTAATTAAACATTTTTCTGAAGTTTCTAAACTGGTTAAAGATACAGCAGTTTGTATATATAATGTACCAAGTAGAACAGGAATTACAATTCAACCAAGTACCCTAGCTAAAATAGTTGAAGAAAACTCAAATATTGTTGCTATAAAAGAGGCTGCAGGCAATTTAAACTCTATAGTAGAAATGAGAAATATATTAAATTTAAATAAAAAACATGATGTAAGAATCTTATCAGGAGATGATGCTACTTATGCCCCTGCATTATTGTGCGGTGCTGATGGAGTTATTTCTGTTACCTCGCACATCATTCCAAAAACACTTTTAAAAATTCGCGAATGTTTTTTTAATGGAAAAATTTTGGAGGCACAAAAGTTACATTTAGCTACATATTGTATAAATAATGGTATTTTTGCACTTCCAAATCCAATTGGAGTAAAGGGAATGCTAGCTTTTTTAGGTGAATGTCAAAATATTTTGCGAGCTCCACTTTATCCAGCCGAGCAACATGAAGATGAACTGTTAAGAGGAATTTTAAAACAATTGAAACAAAATAATATACCAGATGAAATTTTAATATAG
- a CDS encoding glycosyltransferase family 9 protein, which yields MINLKLYEIPESKQIIVYHTGALGDLLVSTAALFEVTNLFPRSKITLIGCSLWKEIILPLNWPNIDQIIVTNKNFNFFDIWKPCEQLLSWKQVKTQYSLRKILLNYSLSIDFRTESLRFAYQTFLAKIPIRIGASKSKLAKIFFTHFTLIKNKSEIHERDRYLRILSSINENYIEQKILFWEKNGLPSLKWFPKNHLQKNDKIKNILINPTASIREKAWCSSRFRELALKLKENSFNVKIIGSPKETSWLKEVALDDFEIIQPNTIIDLIDVVKQSHLLITNTSSMQFIAAGTSTPTLTLMGSASPQRWGCLGQGSYSIKTEYKDIKIKKIFIRKKDIAKQKEVSAYNNITVNLVLEKINQLTKEPLKIKTL from the coding sequence GTGATCTACTGGTATCCACGGCAGCACTTTTCGAAGTAACAAATCTATTTCCAAGATCTAAAATTACTTTAATAGGTTGTAGTTTATGGAAAGAAATTATTTTGCCTTTAAATTGGCCGAATATTGATCAAATTATAGTAACAAATAAAAATTTCAATTTTTTTGACATTTGGAAGCCGTGTGAACAATTACTAAGTTGGAAGCAAGTAAAAACACAATATTCATTAAGAAAGATTTTGCTTAACTATTCTTTATCAATTGATTTTAGAACAGAAAGTTTAAGATTTGCTTATCAAACTTTTCTTGCAAAAATTCCTATTCGTATTGGTGCAAGTAAAAGTAAACTAGCTAAAATATTTTTTACGCATTTTACTTTAATAAAGAATAAATCAGAAATACATGAAAGAGACAGATATTTAAGAATATTATCTTCAATTAATGAAAATTATATTGAACAAAAAATTCTCTTTTGGGAAAAAAATGGATTGCCTTCTTTAAAATGGTTTCCAAAAAATCATTTACAAAAAAATGATAAAATAAAAAATATTTTAATTAATCCTACAGCAAGTATTAGAGAGAAAGCATGGTGTAGTTCTCGATTCAGAGAATTAGCTCTTAAATTAAAAGAAAATTCATTTAATGTAAAAATTATTGGCTCACCTAAAGAAACAAGTTGGTTGAAGGAAGTTGCTTTAGATGATTTTGAAATTATTCAACCTAATACTATAATTGATTTGATAGATGTCGTAAAACAATCGCATTTATTAATTACTAATACCAGTTCAATGCAATTTATTGCAGCTGGGACTTCTACTCCAACTCTAACTTTAATGGGCAGTGCTTCTCCGCAACGCTGGGGGTGTTTGGGGCAAGGCTCTTATAGCATAAAGACAGAATATAAGGATATAAAAATAAAAAAAATTTTTATTAGAAAAAAAGATATTGCTAAACAAAAAGAAGTTAGTGCTTATAATAATATTACTGTAAATTTAGTTCTTGAAAAAATTAATCAATTAACTAAAGAGCCTCTAAAAATAAAGACTCTTTAG